One Oculatellaceae cyanobacterium DNA window includes the following coding sequences:
- the malQ gene encoding 4-alpha-glucanotransferase: MPFPRSSGILLHPTCFPSRFGVGDLGIEAYQFIDFLRDTDQQYWQVLPLGPTGYGNSPYMSYSAIAGNHLLISPEKLQDQGLITDEDLANLPEFPVDKVDFGAVIETKMPLLQKACENFKHKATPVQQKEFAGFCQSTAHWLDDYALFMALRDAHEGAGWHTWEPELAKRKPEALEQWRLRLNDEIFYQKFLQFEFFRQWTELKSYAKLAGVQIIGDIPIYVAHNSAEVWSHPEIFCIDEETGEASLMAGVPPDYFSATGQLWGNPVYNWEQLQQDNFKWWVQRFKSLLDYVDLIRIDHFRGFESYWAVKQGETTALNGEWIKAPGEAFFKALNEQLGKLPILAEDLGIITPEVEELRDQFEFPGMKILHFAFGSDEDNIYLPFHYPRNCLVYTGTHDNDTTVGWFNQLSDQERESVLSYLGCTSADGIHWDMIRLALSSIANQALIPLQDILGLDSNARMNFPSVGEGNWEWRYRADALTDEVRSRLKTMTVNFGRAPKK; the protein is encoded by the coding sequence ATGCCATTTCCCAGATCTAGTGGCATTTTGCTACATCCTACTTGTTTTCCTAGTCGCTTCGGTGTTGGCGATTTAGGGATAGAAGCTTACCAATTTATTGATTTTTTGAGAGATACTGACCAACAATACTGGCAGGTATTGCCGTTAGGCCCCACTGGTTATGGCAATTCTCCTTATATGTCATATTCAGCTATAGCTGGAAATCACCTGCTAATTAGTCCAGAAAAGCTTCAAGACCAAGGACTGATTACGGATGAAGATTTAGCTAATTTACCTGAATTTCCGGTGGATAAGGTAGATTTTGGGGCAGTGATTGAAACCAAAATGCCCTTGCTCCAAAAAGCTTGTGAGAACTTTAAGCATAAAGCAACCCCTGTACAGCAAAAAGAATTTGCGGGTTTTTGTCAAAGTACCGCTCACTGGCTAGATGACTATGCCTTATTTATGGCACTCCGAGATGCTCATGAAGGTGCTGGCTGGCATACTTGGGAACCAGAACTTGCTAAACGTAAACCCGAAGCTTTAGAACAGTGGCGACTAAGGCTGAATGATGAAATCTTTTACCAAAAATTCTTACAATTTGAATTTTTCCGTCAATGGACAGAATTAAAAAGTTACGCCAAATTAGCTGGAGTGCAAATTATTGGAGATATCCCAATTTATGTAGCTCATAATAGTGCTGAAGTTTGGTCACATCCAGAAATTTTTTGCATTGATGAAGAAACGGGAGAAGCTTCCCTGATGGCTGGAGTTCCGCCAGACTACTTCAGTGCTACAGGTCAACTGTGGGGCAACCCTGTTTATAACTGGGAACAATTGCAGCAGGATAATTTTAAGTGGTGGGTGCAACGTTTTAAGTCTTTGCTAGATTATGTAGACTTAATTCGCATTGACCACTTCCGAGGATTTGAATCTTATTGGGCAGTTAAGCAAGGGGAAACAACCGCTCTTAACGGTGAGTGGATCAAAGCACCAGGAGAAGCTTTTTTTAAGGCTCTTAACGAGCAGTTAGGTAAATTACCAATTCTTGCAGAAGATTTGGGGATTATTACCCCTGAAGTAGAAGAATTACGGGATCAATTTGAGTTTCCAGGGATGAAAATTTTACATTTTGCCTTCGGCTCAGATGAAGATAATATTTATTTGCCGTTTCACTATCCCCGTAACTGTTTGGTTTACACTGGCACTCATGATAATGACACGACAGTAGGTTGGTTTAATCAACTCTCAGATCAAGAACGCGAGTCGGTGTTAAGTTATTTAGGTTGTACAAGTGCTGATGGTATCCACTGGGATATGATTCGTCTAGCACTAAGTTCTATAGCTAATCAGGCGCTGATTCCTCTGCAAGACATTTTGGGATTAGATAGCAACGCGAGGATGAATTTTCCGAGTGTTGGTGAAGGAAATTGGGAATGGCGCTATCGGGCAGATGCTTTAACCGATGAAGTGCGATCGCGTTTGAAAACTATGACGGTAAATTTTGGTCGCGCTCCTAAAAAGTAA
- a CDS encoding NUDIX hydrolase produces the protein MAYRNPTPTVDIIIELIDRPHRPIVLIERQNEPFGWAIPGGFVDYGESVETAAKREAQEETGLQVELIEQFYVYSDPNRDPRQHTMSVVFIATATGEPESGDDAKALEVFESWRIPSNLCFDHDRIMQDYWRYRHYGMRPRLI, from the coding sequence GTGGCTTATCGAAATCCTACTCCTACAGTCGATATCATCATTGAATTAATTGACCGACCTCATCGACCAATTGTGTTAATTGAACGCCAAAATGAACCTTTCGGGTGGGCAATTCCTGGTGGGTTTGTTGATTATGGCGAGTCGGTAGAAACGGCAGCAAAGCGAGAAGCGCAAGAAGAGACAGGTTTGCAAGTTGAGCTAATTGAACAGTTTTATGTTTATTCTGACCCTAATCGTGACCCTCGCCAGCACACGATGAGTGTTGTATTTATAGCTACGGCAACGGGGGAACCTGAATCTGGAGATGATGCGAAGGCGCTAGAAGTGTTTGAATCTTGGCGTATTCCTAGTAATCTTTGTTTTGATCACGATCGCATTATGCAGGATTATTGGCGCTATCGGCATTATGGTATGCGTCCAAGGTTGATTTAG